Proteins from a genomic interval of Cyclopterus lumpus isolate fCycLum1 chromosome 18, fCycLum1.pri, whole genome shotgun sequence:
- the LOC117747543 gene encoding E3 ubiquitin/ISG15 ligase TRIM25-like — translation MASAQASPCDTSLLEKHLLCSICMDLFENPVTTTCGHSFCKECLDKTFRCDLDGCPLCKEYLRKTPEVNIVLRNIVEETKEMKERKERKDDEYTGASGEVACDICTKRKLKAKKSCLVCLASYCSKHLENHSTKARLKGHKVVEPVENLDERACLKHGRPLELYSRRTETCICALCIREGQEEIVSIEDEWDKKKGKLENTKTDLHEKIQKRRTRMDETDTSLKSCEDQMDTEWRDIDNVFTAVADIVEEAQATALKPLKERREVVKEEANGIRKELEAEINSLEKTISELDNISLLEDHILFLKSYPSLTELDNLKNLGVARSDANRKGRLSLNPDNGYWVIVHYEEEEYAALTAPPVRLSLQNKPETVGVFVDFEKGLVSFYDMTAQSHIYSFAQEGSFGDDLLPYFSPHAKQNEKNADALIISGEKYCKEDMKSL, via the exons ATGGCCTCCGCTCAAGCATCACCCTGCGACACCAGCTTACTGGAGAAGCATCTCTTGTGCTCCATCTGCATGGATCTATTTGAGAATCCCGTCACTACGACTTGTGGCCACTCCTTTTGTAAGGAATGTCTGGACAAAACCTTTAGATGCGATTTAGACGGATGCCCCCTGTGCAAGGAGTATCTGAGGAAAACCCCAGAAGTTAACATCGTCCTGAGAAACATTGTCGAAGAGAcgaaagagatgaaagagaggaaagagaggaaagacgATGAGTACACCGGGGCGTCCGGCGAAGTGGCCTGCGACATTTGTACCAAGCGAAAGCTGAAGGCGAAGAAGTCCTGTCTCGTGTGCCTTGCCTCATATTGTTCGAAGCACCTGGAGAACCATTCGACAAAGGCAAGGCTGAAGGGCCACAAGGTGGTGGAACCTGTGGAAAACTTGGACGAAAGGGCCTGTCTGAAGCATGGACGCCCCTTGGAGCTGTACAGCAGGCGGACGGAGACGTGCATTTGTGCACTTTGCATTCGAGAAGGTCAGGAGGAGATTGTTTCTATTGAAGACGAATGGGACAAGAAGAAG GGCAAGcttgaaaacacaaagacagacttACACGAGAAAATTCAGAAGAGAAGAACCCGGATGGATGAGACCGATACGTCTCTGAAAAGCTGCGAG GACCAGATGGATACTGAGTGGAGGGATATTGACAATGTGTTCACAGCTGTTGCTGACATTGTGGAGGAAGCCCAAGCGACGGCTCTCAAGccgctgaaggagaggagagaagttgTCAAGGAAGAGGCAAACGGCATCAGAAAGGAGTTGGAAGCTGAGATCAACAGCCTTGAGAAAACCATCTCTGAGCTGGACAACATATCTTTGCTCGAGGATCACATCCTCTTCCTTAAA AGTTACCCATCTCTCACAGAGCTGGACAACCTCAAAAACCTGGGTGTGGCGAGAAGCGACGCCAACCGCAAGGGGAGACTCTCGCTGAACCCGGATAACGGCTACTGGGTCATCGTGCACTACGAGGAGGAAGAGTACGCAGCCCTGACGGCGCCGCCGGTTCGTCTTTCCCTGCAAAACAAACCTGAGACGGTCGGAGTGTTTGTGGACTTCGAGAAAGGCCTCGTGTCCTTCTACGATATGACGGCTCAGTCTCACATCTACTCGTTTGCGCAGGAGGGTTCGTTCGGCGACGACCTGCTCCCATATTTCAGTCcacatgcaaaacaaaatgagaaaaacGCTGACGCTTTGATTATTTCTGGCGAGAAATATTGCAAGGAGGACATGAAGAGTCTTTAG
- the LOC117747515 gene encoding E3 ubiquitin-protein ligase TRIM21-like isoform X2 encodes MSYQSCHCGWSKVTTYQGLRTHQGKMGCTPKGMGIPESEQFRFNTHLSSIIYEAPRIHVEDHLIFTPPFKPVMGTQDPYRTPLALDFSNGAQSPPSPASQTFSTQVNPAAAGVTVEERNNAAFQTPPLHSAALQTTANARRALDFSACAQQPVQQPWHLPTTTAQETVNPREREKEAEREKEKEREAQELQRVRQALMIAELQQNIQTRERKTAEVRSSVKACKGVLDAEWLEINSVFSEVMRVVEGTRQKALRPVEERRKRVKREAQDMVQKLQKEIDELKMTIDKLHKNPDLKVSPQSCDWNNVTGDSSFSFGTLRTTTSIMMKEIHQELEKLSSVELKRIPTCAVDVELDPTTAHPSLVLSPDRKSVGDGGKYLKVPDGPQRFDMFGSILGLDRLTSGKSYWEVEVSNKTGWDLGVARPDAKRKGTLSLNPGNGYWVIVHYEDKKYAALTAPPVSLSLPQKPQKVGVFVDYEEGLVSFYDVGAKSHIYSFTECSFSGGIFPYFSPHLKHNNNNPHPLIISAVVVNV; translated from the exons ATGAGCTACCAGAGTTGCCACTGCGGTTGGTCCAAGGTCACGACATACCAGGGCCTGAGGACTCACCAGGGAAAGATGGGATGCACGCCGAAGGGAATGGGTATCCCTGAGAGTGAACAATTCAGATTTAACACTCACCTTTCTTCAATAATCTACGAAGCACCTCGCATACATGTTGAAGACCATTTGATCTTCACCCCTCCTTTCAAGCCTG TGATGGGAACTCAGGACCCGTACAGAACTCCCCTGGCGCTTGATTTCTCCAACGGCGCACAG TCGCCGCCGAGTCCGGCGTCACAGACCTTCAGCACCCAAGTTAATCCTGCAGCCGCGGGGGTCACGGTGGAGGAGAGAAACAATGCAG CGTTTCAGACTCCACCGCTCCACAGCGCGGCGCTCCAAACCACCGCCAACGCTCGTAGGGCGCTTGATTTCTCCGCCTGCGCACAGCAG CCGGTGCAACAGCCGTGGCATCTTCCAACTACCACAGCACAAGAAACAGTCaacccaagagagagagagaaggaggcagagagggagaaagagaaagagagggaggctCAGGAACTACAAAGG gTGAGACAAGCCCTGATGATTGCGGAGTTACAGCAGAACATTCAGACGAGAGAACGAAAGACGGCGGAAGTCAGATCATCTGTAAAAGCCTGCAAG GGCGTCTTGGATGCTGAGTGGCTGGAGATCAACAGCGTGTTCTCAGAGGTGATGAGAGTCGTCGAGGGCACCCGGCAAAAAGCCCTCCGACCGGTGGAGGAGAG gagaaagagagtgaagagAGAAGCACAAGATATGGTCCAGAAGCTGCAAAAGGAAATTGACGAATTAAAAATGACCATTGACAAGTTGCACAAAAATCCAGACTTAAAG GTTTCACCTCAAAGTTGTGACTGGAACAACGTCACCGGCGACTCTTCATTCTCCTTCGGCACGCTGAGAACGACAACGTCAATCATGATGAAAGAAATCCACCAGGAACTGGAAAAACTCTCATCGGTTG AACTCAAGAGGATTCCCACATGTGCAG TGGATGTAGAGCTGGATCCAACCACTGCACACCCAAGTCTCGTCCTTTCCCCCGACCGGAAGTCGGTGGGAGACGGAGGGAAGTACCTGAAGGTTCCCGATGGTCCACAGAGGTTTGACATGTTCGGCAGCATCCTGGGGCTCGACAGGTTGACCTCTGGGAAGTCCTACTGGGAGGTGGAGGTCAGCAACAAGACGGGGTGGGACCTGGGTGTGGCGAGACCCGACGCAAAGCGCAAGGGGACACTCTCGTTGAACCCGGGTAACGGGTACTGGGTCATCGTACATTATGAAGATAAAAAGTACGCAGCCCTGACGGCGCCACCCGTCAGCCTCTCCCTGCCTCAGAAGCCTCAGAAGGTCGGAGTTTTTGTGGACTACGAGGAAGGTCTCGTGTCCTTCTACGATGTGGGGGCTAAGTCTCACATCTACTCGTTCACCGAGTGTTCCTTCAGCGGTGGGATTTTCCCATATTTTAGTCCACATCttaaacacaacaataataacccTCATCCTCTGATTATCTCTGCTGTCGTAGTAAATGTATGA
- the LOC117747515 gene encoding E3 ubiquitin-protein ligase TRIM21-like isoform X1 produces MSYQSCHCGWSKVTTYQGLRTHQGKMGCTPKGMGIPESEQFRFNTHLSSIIYEAPRIHVEDHLIFTPPFKPVRQQNTWETSGLLNWTTPIKTETFSVSPNLATLPATEYAVTEALKPDTFNTSDMSYQSCHCGWSKVTTYQGLRTHQGKMGCTPKGMGIPESEQFRFNTHLSSIIYEAPRIHVEDHLIFTPPFKPVMGTQDPYRTPLALDFSNGAQSPPSPASQTFSTQVNPAAAGVTVEERNNAAFQTPPLHSAALQTTANARRALDFSACAQQPVQQPWHLPTTTAQETVNPREREKEAEREKEKEREAQELQRVRQALMIAELQQNIQTRERKTAEVRSSVKACKGVLDAEWLEINSVFSEVMRVVEGTRQKALRPVEERRKRVKREAQDMVQKLQKEIDELKMTIDKLHKNPDLKVSPQSCDWNNVTGDSSFSFGTLRTTTSIMMKEIHQELEKLSSVELKRIPTCAVDVELDPTTAHPSLVLSPDRKSVGDGGKYLKVPDGPQRFDMFGSILGLDRLTSGKSYWEVEVSNKTGWDLGVARPDAKRKGTLSLNPGNGYWVIVHYEDKKYAALTAPPVSLSLPQKPQKVGVFVDYEEGLVSFYDVGAKSHIYSFTECSFSGGIFPYFSPHLKHNNNNPHPLIISAVVVNV; encoded by the exons ATGAGCTACCAGAGTTGCCACTGCGGTTGGTCCAAGGTCACGACATACCAGGGCCTGAGGACTCACCAGGGAAAGATGGGATGCACGCCGAAGGGAATGGGTATCCCTGAGAGTGAACAATTCAGATTTAACACTCACCTTTCTTCAATAATCTACGAAGCACCTCGCATACATGTTGAAGACCATTTGATCTTCACCCCTCCTTTCAAGCCTG TTCGTCAACAGAACACCTGGGAAACATCTGGCCTGTTGAACTGGACCACTCCAATCAAGACTGAG ACTTTTTCCGTGTCTCCAAACCTCGCCACTCTTCCAGCAACAGAATATGCAGTGACAGAGGCTCTCAAGCCAG ACACATTTAACACATCAGACATGAGCTACCAGAGTTGCCACTGCGGTTGGTCCAAGGTCACGACATACCAGGGCCTGAGGACTCACCAGGGAAAGATGGGATGCACGCCGAAGGGAATGGGTATCCCTGAGAGTGAACAATTCAGATTTAACACTCACCTTTCTTCAATAATCTACGAAGCACCTCGCATACATGTTGAAGACCATTTGATCTTCACCCCTCCTTTCAAGCCTG TGATGGGAACTCAGGACCCGTACAGAACTCCCCTGGCGCTTGATTTCTCCAACGGCGCACAG TCGCCGCCGAGTCCGGCGTCACAGACCTTCAGCACCCAAGTTAATCCTGCAGCCGCGGGGGTCACGGTGGAGGAGAGAAACAATGCAG CGTTTCAGACTCCACCGCTCCACAGCGCGGCGCTCCAAACCACCGCCAACGCTCGTAGGGCGCTTGATTTCTCCGCCTGCGCACAGCAG CCGGTGCAACAGCCGTGGCATCTTCCAACTACCACAGCACAAGAAACAGTCaacccaagagagagagagaaggaggcagagagggagaaagagaaagagagggaggctCAGGAACTACAAAGG gTGAGACAAGCCCTGATGATTGCGGAGTTACAGCAGAACATTCAGACGAGAGAACGAAAGACGGCGGAAGTCAGATCATCTGTAAAAGCCTGCAAG GGCGTCTTGGATGCTGAGTGGCTGGAGATCAACAGCGTGTTCTCAGAGGTGATGAGAGTCGTCGAGGGCACCCGGCAAAAAGCCCTCCGACCGGTGGAGGAGAG gagaaagagagtgaagagAGAAGCACAAGATATGGTCCAGAAGCTGCAAAAGGAAATTGACGAATTAAAAATGACCATTGACAAGTTGCACAAAAATCCAGACTTAAAG GTTTCACCTCAAAGTTGTGACTGGAACAACGTCACCGGCGACTCTTCATTCTCCTTCGGCACGCTGAGAACGACAACGTCAATCATGATGAAAGAAATCCACCAGGAACTGGAAAAACTCTCATCGGTTG AACTCAAGAGGATTCCCACATGTGCAG TGGATGTAGAGCTGGATCCAACCACTGCACACCCAAGTCTCGTCCTTTCCCCCGACCGGAAGTCGGTGGGAGACGGAGGGAAGTACCTGAAGGTTCCCGATGGTCCACAGAGGTTTGACATGTTCGGCAGCATCCTGGGGCTCGACAGGTTGACCTCTGGGAAGTCCTACTGGGAGGTGGAGGTCAGCAACAAGACGGGGTGGGACCTGGGTGTGGCGAGACCCGACGCAAAGCGCAAGGGGACACTCTCGTTGAACCCGGGTAACGGGTACTGGGTCATCGTACATTATGAAGATAAAAAGTACGCAGCCCTGACGGCGCCACCCGTCAGCCTCTCCCTGCCTCAGAAGCCTCAGAAGGTCGGAGTTTTTGTGGACTACGAGGAAGGTCTCGTGTCCTTCTACGATGTGGGGGCTAAGTCTCACATCTACTCGTTCACCGAGTGTTCCTTCAGCGGTGGGATTTTCCCATATTTTAGTCCACATCttaaacacaacaataataacccTCATCCTCTGATTATCTCTGCTGTCGTAGTAAATGTATGA